One part of the Prochlorococcus marinus str. MIT 9313 genome encodes these proteins:
- a CDS encoding dihydrolipoamide acetyltransferase family protein, which produces MPALSSTMTEGKIVEWLKQPGDKVGRGESVLVVESDKADMDVESFQDGYLAAVLMPAGCSAPVGETIGLIVESEAEIAAVQANAPAAPASDPAPLKTAAKVVDDPAPASTPAPVVESPPVAAPPPVASQAVDTDKRIVASPRAKKLAAQMGVDLAKLRGSGPHGRIQAEDVQLAAGQPISVPQLAEGNASFATTHATSAGVAHAVSSPVGQSFGAPGETAAFNNLQQAVNRNMEASLAFPCFRVGYTITTDQLDAFYKQVKPKGVTMTALLAKAVALTLVRHPQVNAAYSTAGMVYPEQVNVAVAVAMDDGGLITPVLQNADRTDLYEMSRQWADLVKRSRSKQLQPEEYSTGTFTLSNLGMFGVDRFDAILPPGTGAILAVAASRPAVVAGKDGSIAVKRQMQVNLTADHRVIYGADGAAFLKDLAELIETRVESLAL; this is translated from the coding sequence ATGCCTGCTCTGAGCTCAACGATGACGGAGGGCAAGATCGTTGAGTGGCTTAAGCAACCTGGCGACAAGGTTGGGCGTGGTGAGTCGGTGCTTGTGGTGGAGTCAGATAAAGCGGATATGGATGTGGAGTCATTTCAAGATGGCTACTTGGCCGCGGTCTTGATGCCTGCTGGTTGTTCGGCTCCAGTGGGCGAAACGATTGGTTTGATCGTTGAAAGTGAGGCCGAAATCGCGGCTGTTCAGGCCAATGCCCCTGCTGCGCCAGCGTCTGATCCTGCCCCTCTCAAGACTGCTGCAAAAGTTGTCGATGACCCTGCCCCAGCATCTACTCCAGCGCCCGTCGTGGAGAGTCCCCCCGTTGCTGCTCCGCCGCCTGTTGCCAGCCAAGCAGTAGACACTGACAAACGCATCGTTGCTTCACCGCGGGCTAAAAAACTTGCTGCGCAGATGGGTGTTGATCTGGCCAAGTTGAGGGGTAGCGGACCCCATGGCCGTATCCAGGCTGAAGACGTGCAGCTGGCTGCAGGTCAGCCGATCAGTGTGCCTCAGCTTGCTGAAGGAAACGCTTCTTTCGCAACGACGCATGCAACTTCTGCAGGCGTTGCTCATGCAGTGTCATCTCCTGTAGGTCAGAGCTTTGGGGCCCCGGGAGAAACCGCAGCCTTCAACAACCTCCAACAAGCGGTCAACCGCAATATGGAGGCCAGTTTGGCCTTCCCCTGCTTCAGGGTTGGCTACACGATCACGACTGATCAGTTGGATGCTTTTTACAAGCAGGTGAAGCCTAAGGGCGTCACGATGACAGCCCTTCTGGCCAAAGCCGTGGCCTTGACGCTAGTGCGTCATCCCCAGGTGAATGCTGCTTACAGCACCGCTGGGATGGTGTATCCAGAGCAGGTGAATGTTGCTGTTGCAGTGGCGATGGACGATGGCGGTCTGATTACACCGGTTTTGCAGAATGCTGATCGCACCGATCTCTATGAGATGTCGCGGCAGTGGGCAGATCTTGTGAAGCGGTCACGCAGCAAGCAGTTGCAACCCGAGGAATACAGCACTGGTACTTTCACCCTTTCCAATCTGGGCATGTTTGGCGTGGACCGCTTTGATGCAATCTTGCCCCCTGGCACTGGCGCAATTTTGGCGGTAGCTGCATCGCGGCCTGCTGTGGTGGCTGGAAAGGATGGCTCGATTGCGGTCAAGCGCCAGATGCAGGTGAACCTCACTGCCGACCATCGCGTGATTTATGGCGCCGATGGGGCCGCCTTCCTCAAGGATCTGGCAGAGCTGATTGAGACGCGGGTAGAGAGTTTGGCGCTCTAA
- a CDS encoding Vgb family protein, whose protein sequence is MLSVLDSNSNKSVVINELTSVGSVWPNAQLINGNKISGSKTALAIGSGHVRHLVNTSNGKYGETLLNGLNLPNSETMVRLNVLSNLLALCGNSNTADGCSQLLNLTNSDNSLNALISIAKEPWAKASELYKLFTHQYPLNKAEQIREGATLPYLLFEPESFSLSIRLEGGGAMALGKMMFDDNANMWSGANWMPGSQSGVINSIGGGLTKFNSSGEALSPSPQGYNGQGLNGVGWGTGVSKNYAWVGTFNNKIGVFDLEDGKPVGPATVDGEIGQLQAVTTAANGDVWIADNTKDHMIRFPDGDYKNGERLTIKGLQAPFGIAVDQQNRVWVTSSYNNKLTIFPGENPEAVKTIDIALGARGVAIDSKGNAWVAQQTDSATLVLPPGVSKAPPRPTTIMQEFMQGLEYAKANPQQTSSGMIALISPDLKMIKSDIAKGDVYIPWGVSIDGNDNVWVANLFGSSLMHICGANTSNCPEGKTTGDVIHDYQSGVIQMNTDVIIDDAGNIWSANNWYDENAVINKSYLGRTSTFAGGQGFVVTYGVAGPVKNPLLGVVRRPE, encoded by the coding sequence ATGCTCAGTGTTCTTGACTCCAATTCCAACAAGTCTGTCGTCATCAACGAACTGACATCCGTGGGATCAGTGTGGCCCAATGCTCAACTGATCAACGGAAATAAGATCAGTGGCAGCAAAACAGCTTTAGCCATTGGTTCGGGGCATGTAAGGCACCTAGTCAATACAAGCAATGGCAAATATGGCGAAACACTTCTGAATGGCTTAAACCTGCCCAACTCCGAGACGATGGTTCGTCTCAACGTTCTTTCCAACCTATTGGCCCTTTGTGGCAATAGCAATACAGCCGATGGCTGTAGTCAGTTACTCAATCTAACCAATTCAGATAACAGCCTCAACGCACTGATTTCTATCGCCAAAGAGCCGTGGGCAAAAGCCAGTGAGCTCTACAAACTGTTCACTCACCAATATCCACTCAACAAGGCAGAACAAATTCGAGAAGGCGCAACCCTTCCCTACCTGTTATTTGAACCGGAGAGTTTTTCACTCTCGATCCGTCTAGAGGGTGGCGGCGCCATGGCACTCGGGAAAATGATGTTTGACGACAACGCCAATATGTGGAGTGGTGCCAACTGGATGCCTGGTTCCCAATCTGGTGTCATCAACTCCATTGGAGGAGGGCTCACCAAGTTCAACTCCAGCGGAGAAGCGCTCTCCCCATCACCTCAGGGATATAACGGACAAGGGCTAAATGGCGTGGGCTGGGGAACAGGAGTCTCGAAAAATTATGCCTGGGTAGGCACTTTTAACAACAAGATCGGGGTCTTTGATCTTGAAGATGGCAAACCAGTTGGACCGGCGACTGTTGATGGCGAGATCGGCCAACTGCAAGCAGTAACAACCGCCGCGAATGGAGATGTATGGATTGCAGATAACACCAAGGATCACATGATTCGTTTCCCCGATGGTGACTATAAGAATGGCGAGCGATTAACAATCAAAGGATTACAAGCTCCTTTCGGCATTGCTGTTGACCAGCAAAATAGAGTCTGGGTAACCAGCAGCTACAACAATAAACTCACCATCTTCCCTGGAGAAAACCCTGAGGCAGTGAAAACAATTGATATCGCTTTAGGAGCAAGAGGTGTGGCAATCGATTCCAAAGGCAATGCTTGGGTCGCCCAGCAAACTGATTCAGCAACGCTAGTTTTACCTCCTGGGGTCAGCAAGGCACCTCCACGCCCAACAACAATCATGCAGGAATTCATGCAAGGGCTTGAATATGCAAAAGCAAATCCGCAGCAAACAAGCTCTGGAATGATTGCACTGATCTCACCTGATTTGAAGATGATCAAATCAGACATTGCAAAAGGAGATGTCTATATTCCCTGGGGTGTAAGCATCGATGGCAATGACAATGTATGGGTTGCAAATCTTTTTGGTAGCAGTTTGATGCATATCTGTGGAGCCAATACATCAAATTGCCCTGAAGGTAAAACGACAGGTGATGTGATTCATGATTATCAGAGTGGTGTTATTCAAATGAACACCGATGTAATTATCGATGATGCCGGCAATATCTGGAGTGCGAACAACTGGTACGACGAAAATGCCGTCATCAACAAGAGCTATTTAGGTCGAACATCGACCTTTGCTGGTGGTCAAGGATTCGTGGTGACCTACGGGGTCGCCGGTCCAGTCAAGAACCCTCTACTTGGTGTGGTTAGGCGTCCTGAATGA
- a CDS encoding APC family permease: MSFFQKLLGHPLLRKKVDDERLPSVQALPILSSDALSSVAYATEAALGVLILGGSGALGLSVPITLAIIALVAIVVLSYRQAIEAYPKGGGSYVVARDNLGRNVGLIAAAALLIDYTLTAGVSLMAGTQALSSLVPSMLDHEVSLALLLLALIGWANLRGLKETGRLFSLPTYAFVVMVALLILAGLKDLIFEHGFVPDMPPAVQAVQPLGWFLILRAFSSGCSAMTGIESIANGVKVFQEPAVVNARRTLLVMGVLLAAMFLAVSGLGYMYGIAPNDRVTVLAQIGSRAFGSGSVLLWALQLSTLLILVLAANTAFAGFPRLAAMLAEDHCLPRQLSWIGDRLVYQNGIGVLLLVTALIIVICKGDTTVAVNLYALGVFTAFTLSQLGLVRRWWRLRGNGWQGRLLMNALGAVTTFVVLVVIVVSKFQEGAWTVVIAIPALVWGLAQIRRRYRKAYAALALEPDFGPLQVEPRQPPLGNHCIVWIPGLWRASMEALRYGCSIADSVTAVFVLGDDDDPDAIRTAWDRLVGDHPGELELRLLESHFSSVIDPFCDYVVEQEELHPERTTTVVMALVITRDWLDQTLLNQRAVYLFKALSGDYSRVFCVVRYYLAG, translated from the coding sequence TTGAGCTTTTTCCAGAAACTTCTTGGGCATCCACTCCTCCGCAAAAAGGTTGACGATGAGCGGCTGCCCAGTGTTCAGGCTTTGCCGATCCTTTCTTCGGACGCCTTGTCGTCAGTGGCTTATGCCACTGAAGCTGCACTTGGTGTTCTGATTCTTGGCGGCAGCGGTGCCCTTGGCCTTTCTGTGCCGATCACCCTGGCGATTATTGCTCTGGTTGCCATCGTTGTGCTCTCCTACCGCCAGGCGATTGAGGCTTATCCGAAAGGGGGCGGCTCCTACGTCGTGGCACGCGACAACCTTGGCCGCAACGTTGGTTTGATTGCCGCGGCGGCATTGCTGATCGATTACACCCTTACCGCGGGGGTGAGTCTCATGGCTGGCACTCAGGCTCTCTCCTCCCTAGTGCCATCGATGCTCGATCACGAGGTTTCGCTCGCCTTGCTTTTGTTGGCTTTGATTGGCTGGGCCAATCTGCGGGGCCTCAAAGAGACTGGACGTCTTTTTTCTTTGCCCACCTATGCCTTTGTGGTGATGGTGGCTTTGTTGATCCTTGCCGGCTTGAAGGATCTGATTTTTGAGCATGGCTTCGTGCCGGATATGCCACCAGCTGTGCAAGCCGTTCAGCCGTTGGGGTGGTTTTTGATCCTGCGGGCCTTCAGCTCAGGTTGTTCAGCGATGACTGGTATTGAGTCCATTGCCAATGGCGTGAAGGTTTTTCAGGAACCTGCGGTGGTCAATGCCCGACGCACGTTGTTGGTGATGGGTGTGTTGCTCGCAGCCATGTTTTTGGCGGTTAGTGGGCTGGGTTACATGTATGGCATCGCTCCGAATGATCGGGTCACTGTGTTGGCTCAAATCGGTTCGCGGGCTTTTGGTTCGGGCAGTGTTCTGCTTTGGGCTCTGCAGCTTTCCACTCTCTTGATCCTTGTTTTGGCGGCCAACACCGCCTTTGCAGGTTTCCCTCGTTTAGCGGCGATGTTGGCAGAAGATCATTGCCTGCCACGGCAGTTGAGCTGGATTGGTGATCGCTTGGTCTACCAGAACGGTATTGGCGTTCTTTTGCTGGTCACGGCGCTGATCATCGTGATCTGCAAAGGCGATACCACTGTTGCTGTGAACCTTTATGCCCTGGGGGTCTTCACTGCCTTCACACTTTCTCAGCTGGGATTGGTCCGTCGTTGGTGGCGTTTGCGGGGGAATGGTTGGCAGGGCCGACTGTTGATGAATGCTCTTGGTGCAGTCACCACTTTTGTGGTGCTTGTGGTGATCGTGGTGAGCAAATTCCAGGAGGGTGCCTGGACTGTGGTGATTGCCATCCCTGCATTGGTATGGGGTCTGGCGCAGATTCGACGCCGCTATCGAAAGGCTTATGCAGCGCTCGCTTTGGAGCCTGACTTTGGCCCATTGCAGGTGGAGCCTCGCCAACCTCCTTTGGGGAATCACTGCATCGTTTGGATTCCGGGTTTGTGGCGTGCCTCCATGGAAGCGTTGCGTTATGGATGTTCCATTGCTGATTCCGTGACGGCTGTCTTTGTGCTCGGCGATGATGATGATCCAGACGCAATTCGTACCGCCTGGGACAGACTTGTTGGCGATCATCCCGGTGAACTCGAGCTCCGCCTTTTGGAGAGTCACTTTAGTTCGGTGATTGATCCTTTTTGTGATTATGTCGTAGAGCAGGAAGAGCTTCATCCGGAGCGCACGACCACTGTGGTGATGGCGCTAGTGATCACTCGCGATTGGCTCGATCAGACGCTTCTCAATCAGAGGGCTGTCTATTTGTTTAAGGCCCTGTCTGGCGACTACAGCCGAGTCTTTTGCGTGGTGCGGTATTACCTAGCGGGATAG
- the queA gene encoding tRNA preQ1(34) S-adenosylmethionine ribosyltransferase-isomerase QueA produces MVLDPRDSLLSSYDYPLDPERIAQLPVEPRHSARLLIVQPLGMKPPIARHAEVWDWQEELRAGDLLVINDTRVLKARLRVRRSGGGLAELLVLEPRGEGCWLCLGRPAKRLRPGDQLWLEALGEEPIALQVISKDSASGGRVVQFPSHYANAEQLELLLERYGEVPLPPYIQRHDPSDSERYQTRYASRPGAVAAPTAGLHLSDELLEALKQRGVMLTSVTLHVGLGTFRPVETEDLSHLQLHSEWVEVRDDVVEAVMACRARAGRVIAVGTTSVRALEGAALAGGGFLQSFCGPVDLVIQPGYRFAVVDGLLTNFHLPKSSLLLLVSAMVGRERLLALYAEAIEHQYRFFSYGDAMWIDPEAVLPAARPC; encoded by the coding sequence ATGGTTCTAGACCCAAGAGATTCTCTGCTCAGTTCTTATGACTATCCGCTTGATCCTGAGCGCATAGCTCAGCTGCCGGTGGAGCCAAGACATTCGGCGCGGCTTTTGATTGTGCAGCCATTGGGGATGAAGCCTCCCATCGCTCGACATGCCGAGGTTTGGGATTGGCAGGAGGAATTGCGCGCTGGTGACCTGCTTGTCATCAATGACACTCGCGTTCTTAAGGCTCGGCTGCGGGTGCGGCGATCAGGTGGTGGATTGGCTGAGTTGTTGGTGCTTGAGCCGCGTGGTGAGGGTTGCTGGCTGTGTTTGGGCCGGCCTGCTAAACGTTTGCGTCCAGGTGATCAGCTTTGGCTCGAGGCTCTAGGCGAGGAGCCCATTGCTTTGCAGGTGATCAGCAAAGACAGCGCTAGTGGCGGACGGGTTGTGCAGTTCCCGAGCCATTACGCCAATGCCGAGCAGCTTGAGTTGCTGCTTGAGCGCTACGGCGAAGTGCCATTGCCGCCTTATATCCAACGTCATGATCCAAGTGATAGCGAGCGTTATCAGACCCGTTATGCATCTCGCCCCGGCGCCGTTGCGGCGCCAACGGCGGGGCTTCATCTCAGTGATGAGTTATTGGAGGCTCTCAAGCAGCGGGGAGTGATGCTGACCAGTGTCACCTTGCATGTGGGCTTAGGCACGTTTCGACCTGTTGAAACTGAGGATCTGAGCCATTTGCAGCTTCACAGCGAGTGGGTGGAGGTGCGCGACGACGTTGTTGAGGCGGTGATGGCTTGTCGAGCACGAGCAGGCCGGGTGATTGCTGTGGGAACCACCAGCGTCAGGGCCCTTGAAGGTGCTGCTTTGGCAGGTGGCGGATTCCTGCAGTCGTTTTGTGGACCAGTGGATTTGGTGATTCAGCCGGGTTATCGCTTTGCTGTGGTGGATGGACTGCTCACCAACTTCCATTTGCCCAAAAGCTCTCTATTGCTGTTGGTGAGTGCCATGGTTGGTCGTGAACGGCTGCTGGCGCTCTATGCCGAGGCCATTGAGCACCAATATCGCTTTTTCTCTTATGGCGATGCGATGTGGATTGATCCAGAGGCGGTGTTGCCAGCGGCCCGCCCCTGTTGA
- the cysK gene encoding cysteine synthase A, with protein MSRIYEDNSQAIGNTPLVKLHAVSKNAKATVLAKIEGRNPAYSVKCRIGANMIWDAEKRGLLSKERTIIEPTSGNTGIALAYTAAARGYKLILTMPESMSLERRRVMAVLGAELILTEAAKGMPGAIAKAKEIAESDPQKYFMPGQFENPANPDIHSKTTGPEIWNDCDGAIDVLVSGVGTGGTITGVSRYIKQEKGKAIISVAVEPTHSPVISQTLNGEEVKPGPHKIQGIGAGFIPKNLDLSLVDRVEQVSNDESIAMALRLANEEGLLVGISSGAAVAAAIRLAEQPEFAGKTIVVVLPDMAERYLSSVMFESVPTGIIQAPVAA; from the coding sequence ATGTCCCGCATTTACGAAGACAACAGCCAGGCAATCGGCAACACTCCACTGGTCAAACTGCACGCCGTCAGCAAAAACGCCAAGGCAACTGTTCTCGCAAAGATTGAAGGCCGCAATCCCGCCTACAGCGTGAAATGCCGCATTGGCGCCAACATGATCTGGGATGCCGAAAAGCGCGGTTTACTGAGCAAAGAGCGCACGATCATTGAGCCCACCTCTGGTAACACCGGCATTGCACTGGCCTACACAGCAGCAGCCCGCGGCTACAAACTGATCCTCACCATGCCCGAATCAATGTCGCTAGAACGGCGGCGGGTGATGGCAGTGCTTGGTGCAGAACTCATTCTCACAGAAGCAGCCAAGGGAATGCCAGGCGCCATTGCCAAGGCAAAAGAGATCGCCGAAAGCGATCCCCAGAAATACTTCATGCCCGGTCAGTTTGAGAATCCGGCCAATCCCGACATCCACAGCAAAACAACCGGTCCAGAAATCTGGAACGACTGTGATGGCGCCATTGATGTGCTCGTGTCTGGCGTAGGCACCGGCGGCACGATCACAGGTGTCTCCCGTTACATCAAGCAGGAGAAAGGCAAAGCCATCATTTCTGTAGCCGTCGAACCAACCCATAGCCCGGTTATCAGCCAAACCCTCAACGGGGAAGAGGTCAAACCTGGTCCTCACAAAATCCAGGGCATTGGAGCCGGCTTCATTCCCAAAAACCTCGATCTTTCTTTAGTGGATCGTGTGGAGCAGGTCAGCAATGATGAATCCATCGCCATGGCCCTGCGCTTGGCAAATGAAGAAGGTCTACTGGTGGGCATCTCCAGTGGTGCGGCAGTTGCAGCGGCTATTCGTCTGGCAGAACAACCCGAATTTGCGGGCAAAACCATCGTGGTCGTGCTGCCAGACATGGCCGAGCGTTATCTCTCTTCAGTGATGTTTGAGAGTGTGCCCACAGGCATCATTCAGGCCCCTGTAGCTGCCTAA
- a CDS encoding PLP-dependent transferase, producing the protein MSPRDLLQDPCWHADELGKALPDSPHAVSVALPRWQDVVAYEEKDPACLKALQAIYPRFGFHPLVAEIAQKARKEHGCADDGSAWPYPTAAAAERARFHCQRSEPMAKTSIKTVLGLPCLLTDAKGCSAAKAFWQHSGLGASSRQAASALGQEPFPSLQASAAAQTLLKQRLAEIYGCDPELVQLHPSGMAALTKALQAITALRPGKPCLQLGFPYVDVLKLPEVVFGGCDLLLTTDLNRLALELDRRQPAAVIVELPSNPMLQCVDLPAVARLAKARGIPVIADDTIGSPLNLDALPHADLVFSSLTKSFAGRGDILAGSLVVSPSSPWREELSRELSTALAPLGDADAIALEQASRDVAQRLPQLNNACQRLADKLACHPSIARVHHPGQCTNFQALMRPGAGHGCLLSFELWGGIEQAKRVYDALQVCKGPSLGTSFTLVCPYVLLAHYNELSWAESCGVPSHLLRVSVGLEDPDNLWRRFEMALKA; encoded by the coding sequence GTGAGCCCACGCGACCTACTGCAGGATCCCTGCTGGCACGCTGATGAGCTCGGCAAAGCTCTACCAGATAGTCCCCATGCCGTTTCGGTAGCCCTACCCCGCTGGCAAGACGTGGTCGCCTATGAGGAGAAAGACCCTGCTTGTCTTAAAGCCCTGCAGGCCATCTACCCCCGTTTCGGCTTCCATCCACTGGTAGCCGAGATCGCCCAAAAAGCACGAAAAGAGCATGGCTGTGCAGATGATGGCAGTGCCTGGCCCTATCCCACTGCTGCTGCCGCTGAGCGAGCCAGATTTCATTGCCAACGCAGTGAGCCGATGGCAAAAACAAGCATCAAAACCGTACTGGGCCTGCCATGTTTGCTCACCGACGCAAAAGGCTGCAGCGCTGCCAAGGCCTTCTGGCAACACAGCGGCCTTGGTGCATCCTCACGTCAGGCTGCTAGCGCACTTGGGCAGGAACCATTCCCCTCACTGCAAGCCAGTGCAGCCGCCCAGACGTTGCTAAAACAACGACTCGCAGAGATCTATGGCTGCGACCCAGAGCTCGTGCAGCTGCATCCCTCCGGGATGGCTGCTCTCACCAAAGCCCTGCAAGCGATTACGGCTCTACGCCCCGGCAAACCCTGCTTGCAGCTTGGCTTCCCCTATGTGGATGTGCTCAAGCTGCCTGAGGTGGTGTTTGGAGGTTGCGACCTTCTACTGACAACAGATCTGAACCGATTGGCCCTGGAACTTGATCGCAGACAACCAGCCGCTGTGATCGTTGAGCTCCCTAGCAACCCCATGCTGCAGTGCGTCGATCTGCCAGCGGTAGCCCGCCTAGCAAAGGCTCGAGGTATCCCCGTGATCGCTGATGACACCATCGGCTCACCACTCAATCTTGATGCGCTGCCCCATGCAGATCTGGTGTTTAGCTCCCTCACCAAAAGCTTCGCCGGCCGTGGTGACATCCTGGCGGGTTCTCTCGTCGTCAGCCCTAGCTCCCCCTGGCGAGAGGAACTCTCCAGAGAGCTCTCGACTGCCCTTGCTCCCCTGGGGGATGCTGATGCCATCGCCTTAGAACAAGCCAGCCGAGATGTGGCCCAGCGGCTGCCGCAGCTCAACAACGCCTGCCAAAGATTGGCAGACAAGCTGGCCTGTCATCCCTCTATTGCTCGAGTACACCACCCAGGCCAATGCACCAACTTCCAAGCCCTGATGCGCCCTGGCGCCGGCCACGGCTGCCTGCTCTCGTTTGAGCTATGGGGGGGGATAGAGCAAGCCAAGCGGGTGTATGACGCCCTGCAGGTCTGCAAAGGTCCAAGCCTCGGCACAAGCTTCACGCTGGTGTGCCCCTATGTACTGCTCGCCCATTACAACGAACTGAGCTGGGCAGAATCCTGTGGAGTACCCAGCCATCTGCTGCGCGTATCCGTAGGGCTTGAAGATCCCGATAATCTTTGGCGCCGCTTTGAGATGGCGTTGAAGGCCTAA
- a CDS encoding trans-sulfuration enzyme family protein — MAPAQNDQQQEVAGISTRAIHHGESFAAETGAVMPPIFTSSTFAHGNPQGFDYTRSGNPNFRILESVLAAVESCQFATVFASGVSAITAIASTLQAGDLVLCEENLYGCTVRLFEQVFSRFGVQTAWLDFTNPSALDAIAVQKPAMIWLESPTNPLLKVIDLAAVCDAAAAEKIPVVVDNTFATALLQQPLQLGATLSLTSTTKYINGHSDALGGVVCSDDPQWQQKMVFAQKALGLQPSPFDAWLITRGIKTLPLRLERHIANAAAIADQLASHPRMHWVRYPLRSDHPQQAVARKQMSGGGAIVTVSLDADQSQTYAFCKSLRYFTMAESLGGVESLVCHPATMTHASVDPDVKRKLGIDDGLVRFSVGCEDLADLSRDLDQALKQL, encoded by the coding sequence GTGGCCCCAGCTCAAAACGATCAACAGCAGGAGGTTGCAGGGATCAGTACCCGCGCCATCCACCACGGCGAAAGCTTTGCAGCAGAGACCGGTGCCGTGATGCCACCGATCTTTACCAGTTCAACCTTTGCCCACGGCAATCCTCAGGGCTTCGACTACACCCGTTCAGGCAATCCCAATTTCCGCATCCTCGAATCAGTGTTGGCAGCCGTAGAAAGCTGTCAATTCGCCACTGTCTTCGCTTCAGGGGTGAGCGCCATCACAGCCATCGCCTCAACACTGCAAGCCGGAGATCTGGTGCTCTGTGAGGAAAATCTTTACGGCTGCACCGTGCGCTTATTCGAGCAGGTTTTTAGTCGTTTTGGTGTACAAACAGCCTGGTTGGATTTCACCAATCCATCAGCGCTTGATGCCATTGCAGTTCAAAAACCCGCAATGATCTGGCTGGAGAGTCCAACCAATCCCCTGCTCAAAGTGATCGATCTAGCAGCCGTCTGTGATGCCGCTGCAGCAGAAAAAATCCCAGTTGTAGTCGACAACACGTTTGCCACAGCCCTACTGCAACAACCACTGCAGCTGGGCGCCACCCTCTCACTCACCAGCACCACCAAATACATCAACGGCCATTCCGATGCCCTTGGCGGTGTGGTCTGCAGCGACGACCCGCAATGGCAGCAAAAGATGGTGTTCGCACAAAAGGCCTTGGGATTACAACCCTCCCCATTTGACGCCTGGTTGATTACGCGCGGCATCAAAACCCTGCCACTCAGGCTGGAACGCCACATCGCTAATGCTGCCGCCATCGCTGATCAACTGGCCAGCCATCCACGCATGCACTGGGTGCGCTATCCATTGCGTTCAGACCATCCCCAGCAGGCTGTAGCCCGCAAGCAGATGAGTGGTGGTGGTGCCATTGTCACGGTCAGTCTCGACGCTGACCAAAGCCAGACTTACGCCTTCTGCAAGAGCCTGCGCTATTTCACCATGGCCGAAAGCCTGGGCGGTGTTGAAAGCCTCGTTTGTCATCCCGCCACCATGACCCATGCCTCAGTCGATCCAGATGTCAAGCGAAAACTTGGCATCGATGATGGTCTGGTGCGCTTCTCCGTGGGCTGCGAAGACCTCGCTGATCTCAGCAGAGATTTAGATCAAGCCCTCAAACAGCTGTAG
- the rpsD gene encoding 30S ribosomal protein S4, with protein MSRYRGPRLRITRRLGDLPGLTRKAAKRSHPPGQHGQARRKRSEYAIRLEEKQKLRFNYGISERQLVRYVKKARAQDGSTGTNLLKLLENRLDNVCFRLGFGPTVPGARQLVNHGHVTVNGRVLDIASYQCKAGDVVAIRERKGSKKLAEANLEFPGLANVPPHIELDKAKMSAKIISKCEREWVALEINELLVVEYYSRKV; from the coding sequence ATGTCTCGATACCGCGGCCCTCGACTGAGGATCACGCGGCGCTTGGGAGATCTACCAGGTCTCACCCGGAAGGCCGCTAAGCGGTCCCATCCCCCCGGTCAGCACGGCCAAGCCCGTCGCAAGCGCTCCGAATACGCAATCCGCCTCGAAGAGAAACAGAAGCTCCGCTTCAACTACGGGATTTCCGAACGGCAGCTTGTGCGCTACGTGAAGAAAGCCCGTGCCCAAGATGGCTCTACAGGAACCAACCTGCTCAAGCTGTTGGAGAACAGACTCGATAACGTCTGCTTCCGCCTCGGTTTTGGGCCCACAGTTCCAGGTGCTCGTCAACTGGTGAACCATGGCCATGTGACCGTGAACGGCCGTGTTCTCGACATTGCTAGTTACCAATGCAAAGCCGGTGATGTGGTTGCCATTAGAGAGCGCAAAGGCAGCAAAAAGCTGGCCGAAGCGAACCTAGAGTTCCCCGGATTGGCAAATGTGCCGCCACACATTGAGCTCGATAAAGCAAAAATGAGCGCCAAGATCATTAGCAAGTGCGAACGCGAATGGGTCGCACTTGAGATCAACGAACTACTGGTGGTGGAGTACTACTCCAGAAAGGTTTGA
- the yidD gene encoding membrane protein insertion efficiency factor YidD yields the protein MRESNTLSGGIFALLNRAIGSVLLALIGFYRTWLSPLLGPHCRFIPSCSAYGLEAIQRHGPWRGGWLTLRRLSRCHPFTPCGCDPVPD from the coding sequence ATGCGCGAATCAAATACTCTATCTGGCGGCATCTTTGCACTGCTTAACCGAGCCATTGGTTCAGTGCTGCTGGCCTTGATTGGCTTTTATCGAACCTGGCTTTCCCCTTTACTTGGGCCCCATTGCCGCTTCATCCCAAGTTGCAGTGCTTACGGGCTTGAAGCGATCCAGCGTCATGGACCCTGGCGCGGTGGTTGGCTCACCCTGCGGCGCCTGTCTCGTTGCCATCCTTTTACCCCCTGTGGTTGCGACCCAGTGCCTGATTAA